Genomic segment of Mesotoga sp. UBA6090:
ATCTTCCCACTTTGGTATTCAGTTCTTAAATACAACAAAGCAGGTGAAATCACAGTATACAAGTTCATAGTGCCCTTGGCGGGAACTTTGATTTCATCATGGATTGTTCCGGGTGAAGTAATACCCCCCGCATTACCTGCCGCTCTGTTTCTAGTCGCAATAGGAATAATGATTGTAAACTACCATCGTAAGGCTCCGAAAGATAAGGAGGCTGTTACATGATTTTGAATATTGATCTGAACAAAAAATCTTCAAACAAAGAAGAATACAGACACTTTGTTGCAGGAAGAACTCTTTCATCAAGGCTCATAGCTAAATATGTTCGGCCAGATATACATCCACTCAGTCGAAAGAACGTACTTGTAATATGTCCGGCTTCGTTTGCAGGAACTCCAGTACCGAATTCAAATAGGCTTTCAATTGGTGCGAAGAGTCCTCTTACAGGAGGAATAAAGGAATCGAACATAGGAGGGAGAGTTCCTGATCTGATTGCTAGAAATGGTATAAGGGCAATAACAGTTTCTGGTGCACTTGAAGAACTGTCAGTATTGATAATAGACAAAGGAAACTGCAGATTCGAAAAAGCTCCTGAGCTAAAGGGTCTTATGAACTACGAACTGTTTGAGAAGCTTCACGAGAAATATGGAAAAAATGCCGGCATACTTGGAATAGGACCTGCCGGTGAAAATAGGTTGATTAACTCCACCATTTCAGGCAACGATCTTGAAGGTCATGCTTCTCGTCATGCAGGCAGAGGGGGAATGGGAGCGGTCATGGGAAGCAAGAACATAAAAGCCATTATTTTCTTGGAACCAGGCTCTCCTATGATTATGCCTCCTGAAGAAACCAAAAAAGAATTCCTTAAAGTATCTAGGGATTTCGCGCAAAGAATAATAAAGAGCAAGGTAAACATGACCTTATTCAGTAATCTTTCTCTAGTGAGTTTTATTAACAGACTCGGCGCCCTTCCAATCAGAAATTATAGAGAGTCATCTTCAGAAGAAGCTCTAGCGTTGTCCGGCGAGAATATCGTTGATGAACTGAAATCGAGAGGGGGAAGGATGGGGCATGCCTGCTCCAAAGGTTGTGTGGTTCGATGTTCAAACATTATCCATGACAAGGATGGAGAATATGTTACTTCGGGATTCGAATATGAATCGACAGTAATGTTAGGATCAAATCTAGGAATCTTTGACTTCGATAAAGTTGCACCGCTTGAAAGATTCTGCGACGACTTTGGGCTTGATACAATTGAGACAGGCGCCTCATTCGCAGTAGCAGCGGAAGCTGGCCTCGCAGAATTTGGAAACGCTGAAAGCTTTAGCGCTCTTACGCATGAGATCAGATCTCTCTCGCCTTTTGGAAGGCTTCTTGCTTCCGGATCTGGTCTAGTGGGGAAGGTCTTCGGTATAACAAGGGTTCCTGCTGTCAAGAACCAATCAATGGCCGCTTATGACCCAAGAGGTCTTAAAGGAACAGGAACAACCTATGCTACTTCAACAATGGGTGCCGACCATACAGCTGGAAACGTTTTTCCAGCAGTTAGCAAAGTGGACGTTCGAACTGGAGAAGGGCAGGTTGCAGAGTCATTATATAGGCAAATAATGTACACGGCTTTTGATATGTTTCTCTGCATATATGCGGGTACTACGGAAGAGAACCTTGACACTATTGCAACGTTGGTAAATCTCTTTTATGGTGAGCATATAACTAAAGAAGATATCTTCGAAATCGCCAAGAATACTATCGTTCTTGAAACGAAATTCAACGAAGCTTGTGGATTGAATTCCAAACACAACGTAATGCCGGAGTTCTTCGTTGAAGAGAAAGACAGCCGTGGCGACCAGTATGATGTGCCAAATTCAGAGCTTCAAGAAGCGCCAAAGATACTGAAAGATCTTGAAATAAGAAAGTGAAACTTCAAACGAAAGGATTCATAACGAAATGTCACAAATGAACGGCCCGGAGAATCCTCCGGGCCTCTTAATATTAAGACTCCGACTTAGTCTTTTTGCCTTTGTCCATAAAGGCGACAAGGACCATAATGGCACCACCGATCCATAAGAAAACGATATGCCAGCCAGGCACAACAACAGTTCCAATTGAAGCTAGAAGAGCCACAACCAGGAAAACCACACCGGCGAGCATCAATACCATTCTTGACATAATGACCACCCCTCCTGTTCACAGGTATCTGGTACAATTTTGGCTCCATCTACTATAGTAATTTTATCACAACTTCACGCTAGAAAGACCATTTTCGCAGAAAGAATCTCTCCTTAGCTTTCTAGGTAACCATTACAGGTAGGTTATTCACTTGCACTGGTCGATTTCGGTGTCAAGATCTATGTAGACCGCCAAGTTCTTTTGTCATCTCTTTGGGAGGCGATTCATAAACTAGACTATAGATTGGCTCCTTGAAGGTCCTTCATGAGTCGAATATAGAACAAGATTAGATCTTCTCTTACAGGATGAAAAGGACGAAAATGTTATTGAATCACGTATGAAAATGCTCACCAGAGACAAAATCATTGATCACCGAACTTCAAGACTGGCCCCGTTCTGTATTGACAAGCCACAAGAATGCCAGCCGTCTGATTCACAAATTGACATTTCTGGCTGATCTTGGGATAAGAAAAGATGATCCCGGGGTTGAAGAAATCGTTGAGAAGATACTTGGACATCGCTCTTCACAGGGTCCTTTTCAGGCTCTCATGAATATTCCTGCAAAATTCGGCGGTTCGGGAACAGATCAGTTTGCCTGGGCGCTGTGTGATGCACCGGTAATACTTTATTCGCTAGCAGGAATAGGACTCTAAGACGATGCAAGAGTGCTTTAGTCGCCGAATATCTAGCAGAACAAATAAGGGACAACGGCTGGCCATGCGTCGCGTCACCTTAGCTAGGAAGCTTTACCGGACCTGGTAGAAGACAAGACCCTTGCCCGTACGCCACTCTCGTCATGACGAAACTCCTACTCGAAATCCCTGAATTCCTTGGTAGTACGGAAGCCAAACTCGGGCTATAATCACTTCTCTCACTATGGGAAAGAAGAAGAGATTATCATCCATTCATTTTCTACATGGGTACGGATTTCTGTAAACTTAAGTCTCCCGAAGTTTGGTTCGACATACTTCATGTGCTGGATGTCGTCTCGAGATCTGGGCTTTAGAGGGGTTGGGGATTGTGGCAGGTAGGGGGTTAGTAAGAGCAAGAAAAACTGTTTGACCGTTGAGCGTTTCTCCGTTCGCCGAAGAGAGCCTGTTCTTTGTTACAGAGCGAGGATCTGTTCCTCGTTCTTGGTTAAGATCAAATACCAAGAACACGAGATTCTGAATCAAGTTCAGAATGACAGAATTAGTAGTGAGTCTCGGGACTCGAGTCTGGGGTCTCGCGAACAGAAACGGCTCAGCAATTCAAGGTTTTACTGCAACTGATGAAGTTATCCCGACATCGGCTTTTGGAATTCCCTCACTCTGTCATCCCAAACTTGTTTCGGGATCTGGTTCCAAGAACGAACCACGAAGAAAGAACAATGACCGCTTTTCGTTGAACTCTCTTCCAAGATATGTAAGCCATAGGAGGAACCATGTAACAACATAACATATGGCTATTGCAATCTCTAGTCTTTGTCTTTCCTCCAGTTGAAGGTTCCTTTACCCTCTCCATTGTGTTGTTTGTGCGTGATCTAAGTATCTCTTCTCTTGTTATTTTCGGATTGCTCATGAATCTGTATGCGCTCTTGATTTCAGACCAGCTTTCAAAACTTTCCAGAATGCTGTTTTCACTGTTTCTCACAAAAGCCTCTGAGATACTCTTCAGTCTCTTGTCACCAAAATCGCTTTCTTCAAACTCATCACTTATCCCAATCACTGAGATCACCTCCATACCGCATTAAAAGAAGAATTCACAATGTTCGACAATCTATGTTCTTAATCTATCACTTCGCTTGCCTTTTCTCCAATACTTGTGGGTAATGATGAGTTTCCAACGGGCTAGACACCGGTATAGGATTTGTATGGGGACTTGTAACGGATATCGTCAACAACATCGGCGGAAACAACAAGCTGCTAATAACATTCGATAACTTCACGACCCATCCGCTTTCATCTTCCCTCTCTGCGAAGATCGCCATGATGATGGCTACCAAGCTAACTGTGGAAGGGAATTCGACTGTCACAATCTTTGCCGAAACATCTGCAATCTTCACAACCTATGTACCGAGTGGTGATGAAGTGACCTATTTACCGCAGGCTCCTGAATCCATACCCATTGTTGCAGCATCCAACGTCGGTGGAGGGAAAGTCGTGGCGGTCTCCAGCACGTATGCACTCACAGGAACCTTAATGAGAATCGTTCAGGGAAACACCGACCTCTTCAGGGCCATCGTCGACTGGTAAATCATTTATTAGAAGCGTAGTTACTCTAAGCTGCCGGACTTGTCATTTCTCTCAGGCTTGATAATAATGTACTTATCGAAAAGCCAGACGGTGAGAATTCCGCATGCGATACCGATAACAGCGCCGGCAATAACATCCGAGATAAAGCTGAAATAGACGTACACTTCTGCCAGAGCTATTAGAGAAGAAAGTAGAACTAGCGGAACCCTGAGCATCTTGACGCTGTTCCATAAGACGACAGTGTAGGCAAAAGCTACGGCGACCGGAGAAGAGGGAAAGGAGTAAGTCTCGGGAATTGGAAAGATGATAGTATACCCCTCGATAAACTCTAGCGGCCGCAGCCTCCCGAAAACGGGCTTAAGGATAATGAAGACAATGAGCAGACTTATGCCGAGTCCAAGCGAAGTCATATATCCAGCTCTGCGAAATCTCTTATCGAAGAGCAGAAAGACCGTGAGAAGGATCCATACTAAGGACCCCCTCTCGAGAAACAGCATGAAAGAGAGGAAAAGATCCATGAACTGGCCAGACATAACTGCATTAAGCGAATCCATAATCGAAAGCTCAATCTGATTCAGCACATCCCACATTCCAGAACACCACCATAATCTCTAAGAAAAGAGGCGGCTCCAGACCGCCTCTCGATAATAACACTCTCTATGGAACTATTATCTAAGAATATCCTGAATTGCAGCGATCTCGGTGTAAGAGAGACCTGCTTTCTTCGTCAGGTAGTCTAGAGCAACGCTCTTCACATTGACATCGTCGACGGGATTACCGTTGTTCATTAGTACGAAGAGATCTGCGATGATCTTTCTTACTGCGTCGTAAGCTGCGGTCCCCGGTACGACATTGTAGTAGTTCTCGTAAGACCTGACATAATCGGCATAGATCTCGTCGGTCTTCGCGTTCATGATTGCGCCAAGCAGAGCCGATGCAATTCCTGCTCTATCCTTGCCTTCGACACAGTGAATCAGGTATGGCGGCTCGTGAGCTATCATGAATCTTAGGCCCTCTCCGAGCTCCCTCGCAAAGTCGTCTGCGAGAGGATCGACACTCATGTTCAAATTGATGAGGTTGCCGGCCTCGCTGATGGACTTGTAGTACTCTGAGTATTCAAGATTTGATGCGAGCTCTTCATCTGAGTCGGAGAGATTGATAACCGTCTTGATACCGGCCCGCTCGATAAGAGCCGACGCGTAAGGAGCCCTGGGATCGTCTATCGAAGGATGGGAGCATCTGTAAAGCTTACCCGGAGCGATATCTCCGAGGGTAATCTCTCTGAAGTTCGCGAAAACCTCATCGCTCGCGTAATCTTCCCTTACGTCGCTTCTCACAAGGTGTCTTATCTCCAGTTCATCCTTGTAAGCTCCCTTCTCGACCAGACCCATGTAAACGGGACTTCCAACTTCCAATCCGTAAGTCTTT
This window contains:
- a CDS encoding phosphatase PAP2 family protein, with product MWDVLNQIELSIMDSLNAVMSGQFMDLFLSFMLFLERGSLVWILLTVFLLFDKRFRRAGYMTSLGLGISLLIVFIILKPVFGRLRPLEFIEGYTIIFPIPETYSFPSSPVAVAFAYTVVLWNSVKMLRVPLVLLSSLIALAEVYVYFSFISDVIAGAVIGIACGILTVWLFDKYIIIKPERNDKSGSLE
- a CDS encoding aldehyde ferredoxin oxidoreductase C-terminal domain-containing protein; amino-acid sequence: MILNIDLNKKSSNKEEYRHFVAGRTLSSRLIAKYVRPDIHPLSRKNVLVICPASFAGTPVPNSNRLSIGAKSPLTGGIKESNIGGRVPDLIARNGIRAITVSGALEELSVLIIDKGNCRFEKAPELKGLMNYELFEKLHEKYGKNAGILGIGPAGENRLINSTISGNDLEGHASRHAGRGGMGAVMGSKNIKAIIFLEPGSPMIMPPEETKKEFLKVSRDFAQRIIKSKVNMTLFSNLSLVSFINRLGALPIRNYRESSSEEALALSGENIVDELKSRGGRMGHACSKGCVVRCSNIIHDKDGEYVTSGFEYESTVMLGSNLGIFDFDKVAPLERFCDDFGLDTIETGASFAVAAEAGLAEFGNAESFSALTHEIRSLSPFGRLLASGSGLVGKVFGITRVPAVKNQSMAAYDPRGLKGTGTTYATSTMGADHTAGNVFPAVSKVDVRTGEGQVAESLYRQIMYTAFDMFLCIYAGTTEENLDTIATLVNLFYGEHITKEDIFEIAKNTIVLETKFNEACGLNSKHNVMPEFFVEEKDSRGDQYDVPNSELQEAPKILKDLEIRK
- a CDS encoding IS4/Tn5 family transposase DNA-binding protein — protein: MIGISDEFEESDFGDKRLKSISEAFVRNSENSILESFESWSEIKSAYRFMSNPKITREEILRSRTNNTMERVKEPSTGGKTKTRDCNSHMLCCYMVPPMAYISWKRVQRKAVIVLSSWFVLGTRSRNKFGMTE
- a CDS encoding tyrosine-protein phosphatase, which encodes MLKRGFLLGVFVILSALMLAGIVGAVAEIDKYGNVHTNIPMEAVVYAAIEAGDLVYVTMGTTTIMVPFVTTYGDVDRGQPLARYSDAHVLLAINYGNFAKTYGLEVGSPVYMGLVEKGAYKDELEIRHLVRSDVREDYASDEVFANFREITLGDIAPGKLYRCSHPSIDDPRAPYASALIERAGIKTVINLSDSDEELASNLEYSEYYKSISEAGNLINLNMSVDPLADDFARELGEGLRFMIAHEPPYLIHCVEGKDRAGIASALLGAIMNAKTDEIYADYVRSYENYYNVVPGTAAYDAVRKIIADLFVLMNNGNPVDDVNVKSVALDYLTKKAGLSYTEIAAIQDILR